AGTTCTCTTGAGTTTCTTTAAATATTTCATGAATAATCTCATCACAGCTTTGTTCTTTACATACAAGCCCTGCTATTTGACCTGCCATAACAGAACCATTATCTATATCTCCTTCACGAACTGCCCTTGCAAGAGCCCCTCTTCCTAACTTTTCATATTCTTCCATAGGTGATCCATTTTTCTCTAGCAACTGAAATTTTCTCACTAATTTATTTCTAAGAACACGAACAGGATGGCCTGTCACCCTTCCTGTAACCTGGGTATCTATATCTTTTGCCTTTAACACTTTTTCTTTATAATTTGCATGGACTGTACATTCATTTGCAACTAAAAACCTAGTCCCAAGCTGTATTCCCTGAGCTCCCAACATAAAAGCAGCTGCTGCACCTCTTCCGTCTCCAATACCACCTGCTGCAATTACAGGAATACTTACAGCATCTACTACTTGAGGTACTAATGCCATAGTAGTAAGTTCTCCTACGTGTCCTCCAGATTCACAACCTTCTGCAATAACTGCATCCACTCCTGCCCTTTCCATTCTTTTAGCTAATGCTACAGATGCTACAACAGGCATAACCTTTATATCATTTTCTTTCCACATATCTATGTATTTTCCTGGATTTCCTGCTCCAGTAGTTACAACTTTAACCTTTTCTTCACATGCCATTTTAGCTACTGCTTCAGCTGTTTCTGATAAAAGCATTATATTTACGCCAAAAGGTTTATCTGTAAGTTTTTTGGCCTTTCGTATTTCATCTCTTACCCATTCAAGTGGTGCGTTTCCAGTAATTATTCCAAGTCCTCCTGCATTTGACACCGCCGCTGCCAGTGAGCTATCTGCAATCCAAGCCATTGCTCCTTGAATAATTGGATACTTTATTCCTACCATATTTGAAAACACAGAATTAATCATAAATTAACCTCCCTTTATCCTCTTTAATTTTTTCTAACATCATTCTTAACCTCCAGAGTTTTATATCAATCATGAATTTACCTTTAATATAAATCCTCCATAGGTTAATCCTCCTCCAAAACCTACAATAAGTATTTTATCTCCTTTTTTAACTAAGTTTTTTTTGCGAACTTCATCTAAGGCTATCCCTATACTTGCAGCAGAAGTATTGCCATAGCTATCTAAATTGATGTAAAACCTATCCATACCTATTCCAAGTTTTTTTGCTGCACATTCTATTATCCTATAATTTGCCTGGTGAGGAATTATATATTTAATTTCCTCTAAAGTACAATCAGCCTGTTGAAGCAGTGCTTTAACTGATTTTTCTAAAACCTTTACTCCAAATTTAAATATTTCTCTTCCTTCCATTCCAACTACACTCTTAATAGGGCTTATAACACCATCAACATAAGGATTGTTTACAGCTACTGCAGGACATGTTAATGAATCTCCCTTACTTCCATCTGATCCAGTATAAATTGAAAGTATCTGATCTTCTTCTCCACTTTGCAAAAATGCAGCTGATGCACCATCACCAAACAATATACAAGTGCTTCTATCTTTCCAGTCAAGTATTTTAGAAAATGTATCTGCTCCTATGACAAGAACATTTTTAAATCTTCCAGCCCTTATAAATTGAACTGCAATATCCATTGCATATGCAAAACCTGAACAAGCTGCCGATATATCAAAACATGTAGCATTTACTGCCTTTATATTTTTCTGAACTATACAGGCGGTAGAAGGCATAAAGCTATCCGGAGTAACAGTTGCAAGTACTATAAGTTCAATATCTTCTACATTTATTTTAGCATCTCTAATTGCCTCCATAGCTGCTTTTGTTGCCATATCTGAGGTATCTTCTCCTTGAGATATCCTTCTCTCCTTTATCCCTGTTCTGCTTGTTATCCATTCATCACTGGTGTCTACTATGAGAGACAGATCATTATTATCCACAATCTTGGGAGGAACATAGCTTCCTGTGCCTATAATTTCTACTTTATTCATTATTCTTCTCCTTTGATCCAATTTTTAGATTATACTTTGATCTGAAGAAATTATTAAGTTTCTCCAGTGATTTAATTAAAACCTCTTCTTCTCCTTCCGTTAACTCTCCTAAGATTTCTTCAACCATATTATAATGAAACTTATGGTGAACTCTAAAGGCAAGTTTTCCTTTCTTTGTTAATTGTATGTATACAATTCTTCTATCTTCTTTACTCCTTGTTCGTGTAACATATTGCTTTCTTTCTAAACGATTTATGGCCGTAGTTAAGGTTCCCATAGTTATATCTAGTTGACAGGCAACATCTTTCATTCTCTTAGGTTTATCCATGCCTA
The genomic region above belongs to Clostridium sp. AWRP and contains:
- a CDS encoding beta-ketoacyl-ACP synthase III, whose amino-acid sequence is MNKVEIIGTGSYVPPKIVDNNDLSLIVDTSDEWITSRTGIKERRISQGEDTSDMATKAAMEAIRDAKINVEDIELIVLATVTPDSFMPSTACIVQKNIKAVNATCFDISAACSGFAYAMDIAVQFIRAGRFKNVLVIGADTFSKILDWKDRSTCILFGDGASAAFLQSGEEDQILSIYTGSDGSKGDSLTCPAVAVNNPYVDGVISPIKSVVGMEGREIFKFGVKVLEKSVKALLQQADCTLEEIKYIIPHQANYRIIECAAKKLGIGMDRFYINLDSYGNTSAASIGIALDEVRKKNLVKKGDKILIVGFGGGLTYGGFILKVNS
- a CDS encoding MarR family transcriptional regulator, with product MNKGIDVINELLVDLFNDILVIEQKSLQYATFKDLSVTEVHTIEAIGMDKPKRMKDVACQLDITMGTLTTAINRLERKQYVTRTRSKEDRRIVYIQLTKKGKLAFRVHHKFHYNMVEEILGELTEGEEEVLIKSLEKLNNFFRSKYNLKIGSKEKNNE
- the fabK gene encoding enoyl-[acyl-carrier-protein] reductase FabK; translated protein: MINSVFSNMVGIKYPIIQGAMAWIADSSLAAAVSNAGGLGIITGNAPLEWVRDEIRKAKKLTDKPFGVNIMLLSETAEAVAKMACEEKVKVVTTGAGNPGKYIDMWKENDIKVMPVVASVALAKRMERAGVDAVIAEGCESGGHVGELTTMALVPQVVDAVSIPVIAAGGIGDGRGAAAAFMLGAQGIQLGTRFLVANECTVHANYKEKVLKAKDIDTQVTGRVTGHPVRVLRNKLVRKFQLLEKNGSPMEEYEKLGRGALARAVREGDIDNGSVMAGQIAGLVCKEQSCDEIIHEIFKETQENLKRVQNMF